A stretch of the Drosophila sulfurigaster albostrigata strain 15112-1811.04 chromosome 2L, ASM2355843v2, whole genome shotgun sequence genome encodes the following:
- the LOC133841173 gene encoding transport and Golgi organization protein 1, which produces MRPAKANAQTKTLRSDSAISSSSSCLTITLLVLSLLSCLPTTTWAALSDKRLCADEKCEQIISMGSAKINYASGEAGMISFKIHSPVRVLSKSAGSNPKLWGVEINGRRGYANKDFIMEKKIFVSEKDLKYELPVAGALPVAKVNNPEQAEQKKLEVVEQVQPPVLNASEGADDLATTTTSPLDALKLSLLTEQTDQSGSNEATASTPITPVQPNIQLVDGTELPLEVLPATTEASANLTEPAKQAVKIDELPTTTMSSDEEFDYEEDDSDVYEEADNNDDDADATLDSKDNDIANDRQADSKAAATAKIEASILSSQATEKQQNLSIEAEAKHAASVETPKPTAAAPEAAAAAPSVSGLEQQAELKKDEEKIVQSAAEPAKELPIVKAEVEEPKVQIEELPAVNAIKDEQPKEPAQDVPAVKDAADQQLKEAVADQPTIQAAAQPAIEIPAQPSVDTETQSATPAQLSIEIPTKPAVEPAAQPAIEAAAQQEASQNAAKQSTDEVDGFEAIAALHLQDTPPAAQVNEVVSKEPVQVADEKPQVEATPVPEALQVENNASTEAEQAQPDIAAQAEAQKAEEQLKVETTIETAKEEKPSADLPVETKVLEDLPVEAQPVVAEPVQVQPVEEKPVPVQPIEQQPELVKPIEEQPVLVQPVEEQPILAQPIEEQPIPVEQQPILPQPVETQPQIDPVPIPVEPQPNEPQAIESQPAVEQPPSSLPPLFNKENFNDPNEYYKQLQEQHLEQAYKRLEKPRTTPTPASHDAYEAVYEQEATPAPVVVVEEVLATGSVEPIGQPPAVIKEEAGPGLFTTIMDTVNSFISNQGQKEPETAPLTDNDELHRLLYPDRPLAGAIETPPQEEGYCKRPLPGNCHASINLDNFAEIFAAKVVDHSVLLLCVGIAAASSLCFISFYYCCCNGSQEGALLAKLNHLERSLLASHKENLILKHDLMTTRTKLSSIEDNSFGSNDMVAALKKQLETELYEKAKLQEQVTSLEKDLDNAAEAGLELNKMLSEVLNGQNGDEAFMNTVEELQRQLNDQEKIIIEINGSLADKSRENSELQYTYTESTTRLTSEMKSLQQDNYELEMEKAKLQTRLEEMQAETEQELAKALEARNYEMQRLQHQIMESNAKLDKEHSELQTSLAKIESLEECLKLLKQQDGNLNVKELIKSAKTRGELHATQQKFVALQTKLEQEQAAKTRLESQLQASSADVEQLKQDFNQSERDKLEAQTRLEVLSGYFREKETELQKELSLQEAKWLQHQGENASTVETQTLMKNEIQTLKSQNDELRAEIEAQIASHKAQMGTLENRAHESWLAARQSERRCEEAQAEAAGLRRKLTTMASGGAAGDMSSLEQLPASANGSMLATELNNNPSPLPLPLPVSVSPGLLNMPNPLPFLPPPFSLMGLPPPFMPPAGGAGGARLPPLGRMRSPPPASSSRGGDRYDDRDDRDDYSDYDDYDDEEEDERLMDRRRRHSGSWGRGGGGGGGHRDDYMHSPRTYRSLSPSDSRYNYNDTETDFSPPPSPLPPAPRKSSRPLNEV; this is translated from the exons atgcgGCCAGCAAAAGCGAACGCCCAAACCAAAACGCTGCGGAGTGATAGTGCcatttcatcatcatcatcatgctTGACCATAACACTTTTAGTACTTTCCCTTTTATCATGTCTTCCAACAACGACGTGGGCTGCTTTGTCCGACAAAAGACTGTGCGCTGACGAAAAATGTGAAC aGATCATCTCGATGGGTAGCGCCAAAATCAATTATGCATCCGGTGAGGCGGGTATGATATCATTTAAAATCCATTCACCGGTACGCGTCCTTTCCAAAAGTGCGGGTAGCAATCCCAAATTATGGGGTGTGGAGATCAATGGAAGGCGTGGCTATGCCAACAAAGATTTCATTATGGAAAAGAAGATCTTCGTTAGCGAAAAGGATCTCAAGTACGAATTGCCAGTCGCGGGTGCGTTGCCAGTAGCCAAAGTGAATAATCCCGAACAGGCTGAACAAAAGAAATTGGAGGTGGTAGAGCAAGTGCAGCCACCAGTGCTGAATGCTTCCGAAGGCGCAGATGATCTTGccacgacgacaacgtcaccaCTGGACGCATTGAAGCTGTCATTGCTCACCGAACAAACGGATCAATCGGGCAGCAATGAGGCAACAGCCTCAACACCAATAACGCCAGTTCAACCCAATATTCAGCTGGTTGATGGCACCGAACTGCCGCTGGAAGTATTGCCGGCTACCACGGAAGCGAGTGCGAATCTCACCGAGCCAGCAAAGCAAGCAGTAAAAATCGATGAATTGCCAACGACCACAATGAGCAGCGATGAAGAGTTTGATTACGAAGAAGATGACAGTGATGTCTACGAAGAAgccgacaacaacgacgacgacgcggaTGCGACACTCGATAGCAAAGATAACGACATAGCAAACGATCGACAAGCTGatagcaaagcagcagcaactgcgaaAATCGAGGCCAGCATCTTATCTAGTCAGGCAacggaaaaacaacaaaatttgtcGATTGAAGCTGAGGCAAAGCATGCAGCCTCTGTGGAGACGCCAaaaccaacagcagctgcgccagaagcagctgctgcagcaccCTCTGTGTCTGGATTGGAGCAGCAGGCAGAGTTGAAGAAAGACGAAGAAAAGATTGTCCAATCTGCTGCAGAACCAGCAAAGGAGCTGCCAATTGTTAAAGCAGAAGTTGAGGAACCTAAGGTGCAAATTGAGGAGCTGCCTGCTGTGAATGCAATCAAAGATGAGCAGCCCAAAGAGCCAGCTCAAGATGTGCCTGCTGTAAAGGATGCCGCAGATCAGCAACTTAAAGAGGCAGTTGCTGATCAACCTACTATTCAAGCTGCAGCTCAGCCTGCAATTGAAATTCCTGCTCAACCTTCAGTTGATACAGAAACTCAGTCTGCAACTCCTGCTCAACTTTCCATTGAAATTCCTACTAAACCTGCCGTTGAACCTGCTGCTCAACCTGCAATTGAAGCAGCTGCTCAACAGGAAGCTTCCCAAAACGCAGCCAAACAGTCAACGGATGAAGTCGATGGTTTTGAAGCAATTGCCGCGCTGCACTTGCAGGATACACCTCCAGCAGCTCAAGTGAACGAAGTGGTAAGCAAAGAGCCGGTGCAAGTTGCTGATGAGAAGCCGCAGGTTGAGGCTACGCCTGTTCCTGAAGCGCTTCAAGTAGAGAACAATGCCTCAACGGAAGCTGAGCAAGCACAGCCGGATATTGCAGCTCAAGCAGAGGCACAGAAAGCAGAGGAACAGTTGAAGGTGGAGACAACAATAGAGACAGCTAAGGAGGAGAAGCCTTCAGCAGATTTACCCGTGGAAACAAAAGTTCTCGAAGATCTGCCAGTTGAAGCACAGCCAGTGGTAGCTGAACCAGTTCAAGTGCAACCTGTAGAGGAAAAACCTGTTCCCGTTCAACCCATCGAACAGCAACCTGAGCTTGTAAAACCCATCGAAGAACAGCCCGTACTTGTCCAACCAGTCGAGGAGCAACCTATCCTTGCACAACCCATCGAAGAGCAGCCTATCCCTGTCGAGCAGCAACCTATTCTTCCGCAGCCTGTCGAAACTCAACCTCAGATTGATCCCGTTCCTATTCCTGTTGAACCTCAGCCCAATGAACCTCAAGCAATTGAGTCCCAGCCAGCTGTAGAGCAGCCACCTTCAAGCTTGCCGCCACTGTTCAACAAGGAAAATTTCAACGATCCTAATGAGTACTACAAACAGCTGCAAGAGCAGCATCTGGAGCAGGCCTATAAACGCCTGGAGAAGCCGCGGACAACACCAACGCCTGCCTCCCACGATGCCTATGAAGCAGTGTACGAGCAGGAAGCAACGCCAgctcctgttgttgtcgttgaaGAGGTTCTGGCAACTGGTAGCGTGGAACCCATTGGACAGCCACCAGCTGTCATCAAAGAAGAAGCTGGTCCGGGACTATTTACCACTATCATGGATACGGTGAACTCGTTCATTAGCAATCAAGGGCAAAAGGAACCAGAAACTGCGCCACTAACAGACAATGATGAGCTGCATCGTTTGCTCTATCCTGATCGACCTCTGGCAGGCG CAATTGAAACTCCACCGCAGGAGGAAGGCTATTGTAAGCGTCCCTTGCCGGGCAATTGTCATGCCTCGATTAACCTGGACAATTTTGCTGAAATCTTCGCCGCCAAGGTTGTGGATCACAGTGTTTTGTTGCTCTGTGTAGGCATTGCAGCGGCCTCCTCGTTGTGCTTCATTAGCTTCTATTATTGCTGCTGTAATGGCAGCCAAGAGGGCGCTTTGCTTGCCAAGCTGAATCATTTGGAGCGCAGTCTGCTGGCCTCACACAAGGAGAACTTAATACTGAAGCATGATCTGATGACAACGCGCACCAAACTTTCGAGCATTGAGGACAACTCGTTTGGCTCCAATGACATGGTGGCGGCATTGAAAAAGCAGCTGGAAACCGAGCTCTACGAAAAGGCCAAGCTGCAGGAGCAAGTGACATCGCTTGAAAAG GACTTGGATAATGCTGCTGAAGCCGGCTTGGAACTGAATAAAATGCTGTCGGAGGTGTTGAATGGACAAAATGGTGATGAGGCCTTTATGAACACTGTGGAAGAGCTGCAGCGACAGCTCAACGATCAGGAAA AAATCATCATCGAAATCAACGGCAGCCTGGCGGATAAGAGTCGCGAGAACAGCGAACTGCAATACACGTATACAGAGTCAACGACACGTTTAACGAGCGAAATGAAATCACTGCAGCAAGACAACTATGAACTGGAAATGGAAAAAGCGAAATTGCAAACACGTCTCGAGGAAATGCAAGCGGAAACCGAACAGGAATTGGCCAAGGCGCTTGAGGCGCGCAACTATGAGATGCAACGACTGCAGCATCAGATTATGGAGTCCAATGCCAAGCTGGACAAGGAGCACAGTGAACTCCAAACGAGTCTGGCCAAGATCGAATCGCTCGAGGAGTGCCTGAAGCTGCTCAAGCAGCAGGATGGCAACCTCAATGTGAAGGAGCTGATCAAGTCGGCCAAAACACGGGGCGAACTGCATGCGACACAGCAAAAGTTTGTGGCGCTCCAGACAAAGCTGGAGCAAGAGCAAGCGGCCAAGACGCGGCTGGAGAGTCAGCTGCAGGCGTCAAGTGCCGATGTGGAGCAGCTGAAGCAGGACTTTAATCAGTCGGAGCGAGATAAGCTCGAGGCGCAAACGCGTCTAGAAGTGCTCTCTGGCTACTTTAGGGAGAAGGAAACGGAGCTGCAAAA GGAGCTGAGTCTGCAGGAGGCCAAGTGGCTGCAGCATCAAGGCGAGAACGCCAGCACTGTGGAGACGCAAACGCTGATGAAGAACGAAATTCAGACGCTAAA ATCTCAAAATGATGAGCTGCGCGCCGAGATCGAGGCGCAGATTGCCTCCCACAAGGCGCAGATGGGCACGCTGGAGAATCGCGCCCATGAATCGTGGCTGGCTGCCCGGCAATCCGAGCGCCGTTGCGAGGAGGCGCAAGCCGAGGCCGCCGGTCTGCGACGCAAGCTGACCACGATGGCCAGCGGAGGCGCTGCCGGCGATATGTCATCGCTGGAACAGCTGCCGGCGAGTGCAAATGGCAGCATGTTGGCCACGGAGCTGAACAACAATCCGTCgccattgccgttgccgctgccggtTTCGGTGTCGCCGGGCCTGTTGAACATGCCCAATCCACTGCCATTCCTGCCGCCACCCTTCTCGCTCATGGGTCTGCCGCCACCGTTTATGCCACCCGCCGGAGGTGCAGGAGGCGCCCGATTGCCGCCCCTAGGACGGATGCGTTCGCCACCGCCAGCGTCGTCGTCACGCGGCGGCGATCGCTACGACGATCGTGATGATCGCGACGATTACAGCGACTACGATGATTACgatgatgaggaggaggacgagCGTTTGATGGATCGTCGCAGGCGGCACAGCGGTAGCTGGGGacgaggcggcggcggcggggGAGGACATCGCGATGATTACATGCATTCGCCGCGCACGTATCGCTCGTTGTCGCCATCCGACAGTcgctacaactacaacgatACGGAAACGGACTTTAGTCCACCGCCGAGTCCGTTGCCGCCAGCGCCACGCAAGAGTTCGCGACCTCTCAACGAAGTATGA